The Leptospira mtsangambouensis genomic sequence AAGATGTTATTTGGAAAGGTGAGAAGGAAAGCCTTGGGCCTTCTTTGACTATGTTTCCTGCAGAAGCAAAAATGGCTCCTCCCTCAAAGATGATCCTTCCTGATTCATTTCCAGTAAGGTTTGTGAACACTTGGAGGTTACACTGGTTTCTACTGGATTCTGTAAAAATTTGCCTGCGTATCTTTTGTTTCCCGATAGCAAAATGGGAAGCACCTGGAGAAAATAAAACATCGATTCCCTGAAGAGAATAGAAGGATGAAGGTTTTTGGACGGACCAACTGTCTTCGCAAATCTCCACACCAAACTTCCATTGCGCCGTATGGAAAATAAAATGCCCAAAAGGAACTTCGTCAGAAGCAAAGGAAATAGATTGATTTAAAAATTCTGACTCGGAATGGAACCATCTTCGTTCATAGTGTACACCTGTATTTGCTAAATTGAGTTTAGGAATCAAAGCAATTACCTTTCCACCAAAAAGCACTGCCATACAATTATACAAAAAGGAACCTACAAATACAGGAAGTCCAACAAGGATGATTTGGTTTTTCGAAACAGTTTTTAGTTTTTCAATGATTTCTTCGGAACGAGTCCAAACATAAGGTTTATAAAAAGCATCCTCGCATCCGTATCCAGAAATGGAAAGCTCAGGAAAAAGAATGCAGTCTGCATCCTTTGCTTCTGGACTGTCTATTGCCTTTTTAATGGCCTCATAGTTCCCCAAAAAATCGAGGGGAGTCGTATTCAATGTAACGGCGGCAATTTTAATTTTGGGCATTGGAGAAAACTCGGTTATAAATCTTATCCGACGCACCTCTGTTTTCTACAACAAAGTTTCGATTCCCATTTCCCATCTTTTCTCTTAAGGTTTGGTCCGTTGTGAGTAAGTGAAATTTTTCAATAAAATCAGATTCTGTCTCGGTTTGGAAGAGTCCACCTAACTCTCGCATGACGATCGCTTCAGGTGCATTATAGATTTTTGGCCCAGTGATGACAGGAAGGCCAAGAGCAGCAGGTTCTATGGTATTATGAACTCGGTGTAACCAAGCGCCACCCACATAAGCAAAACTTCCATAGTGGTAAGCAAATGCCAAAATTCCCATAAGATCAAAAAGAAGGAATTTGGGCAAAGAATCGCCCGGATTTCTTTTCGAAAACACTCCCACAGGTCCGTATTTTTCCAAATTCGAAATGAAATCCTTCATTCGAGTTTCTTCCCATTTATGAGGAAAAATCCAATAAAAAGACTCATCTTTGTGTTTTTTTAAATAGTTAATAAAATGTTCTTCGCAAATTCCATAAGTGGAACCAAGAATGACGGGTTTGTTTTTGGATAAAAAGTCTTTTTGTTCTAAAAGAAAATTGGTAAAAGTAGGGTTTGGAGATTTGTTTTCTAATTTGTTCAAAACAGATTCAAATCTTGTATCACCTAATACTTGGAAATCGGTTGTTTCAGTTACGAGACCTTCGAATTCTTTTGCCATTAGTTCATGGCTTGGGTAGATTCCCGTAAGATAACGAAAGGAAGCTTTGGTTAAAGAACGAATGAGTGGGTTTTTTCGAGACGAACCAGAAGACAAACTAGCACAGGTTAGATAGGACTTTGTTCCCATCTGGTTTGCCTTTTTTAAAAGATTGGGCCAAGTATCCCAAGCCATCACAAAGAGAACTTTGGGTTGGAAATGAGAAAATATTTGGTCGTAGGCATGGGCTCTATCCAAAGGAAGATAAAAATACACATCGGCCAATGGATCTTGAAAGGAAGTTTCTTTTACAGAAGAAGAAAATACCGATTGGATGATAAAAACATTTTTATTTTTTTTTCGGATGGTTTCTGTTAGAGCTTTGGCCTGATCGAGTTCACCCACACTGGCTGAATGGAGCCAAATCACAAATTTTCCATCTGCCGATTTGGAGAAAATTTGGTGAAGAGAACGATTTCTTTTTTCTAATTCTTCTCTTATTTGTTTCACAAATAAGGATAAAAATTTTAAAATCCAATCAATTTTGAAAACAAGGATGTTGTAAAAAAAATATACCATTTAACGTTTGTTACCCCAGGTATCGTTGACTTCCGATCCAGGGTAGATGAAAGTTCTTTTATCAATGACAAAACTCAAATTGTCAAAGTATAAATGAAACTCTCCTTTCTTTTGTGAAGCTAAACTTTTGAGTCGAAAGGAGGCAAAAGAAATAGGAAAGGACATGGATTGGATGAGCCTAGTGTTTTCCTTGGGAAGATTGATGGTAAATTCTAATCTTCTCCATCCCACAAAATTCAAAGTCCCTAAATCAAAATACAAATCTTTGGATTTTTTTTGAGAAAGCCCCATACTCAAATTGATATGGTGGCCTTCTGAATACACCCAAAGAATTCCTTGGATGGGCATACCTAGTGGCATAAGAATTGGTTCTTTGGGTCGAATTTCCCAATGGTCAAGCCTTGGATTTTCTACATAACTTTGCACAAGAAAACTGGTTTGGTTTTGTAAGTTGGGATAACCCGACTCTTTGAGAATGTTTGTCTCTAGGAAAAATGCCTCTGATTTTGGAATGGAAGCTGTAAACTGTGTGAAGGTCAAAAAGGAATCCACACGATAAAAATCCCAAGGCCTTTCTCCTTCAAAGTCTTCCACAAGAAAGAGAAGGTAACTTGTATCGATGGAGAGAGCGGATTTTAAAATTTGGACTCGGCCCAATTCATCGGGATCATGAGGCCTCGGAAGAGACAAAAGACCGGAAATCATGAGTAGGAAACCCAAACCGATTGTGATTTTTTTTGCAAAGTTCATGATTTCTCACTTTTCGAAAACCCAAAAACGTGTACTCTGTTCTTATCAAAGGAAAGGAATCCGCACGTCATGGGCCGCCGCGACAATTTGAAAATACTCACAACTGCCATTCTAGTGGTCCTACTTCTTTCATCGTTCATTTTCGCATTTATCTATAGAAACGAAATTTACCAAAAACTCCAAACCATCGGAAAAAACCGTGAGGTAGAGATGGTGGACCGGGAAATCGAAAGAGAAAACCCGGGGATTCCTGCACCCAAAGAAAATTTTGCAAAATCTGAAACAAAAGATACTCCTGAGGACAGATCCAAACTCCCGGAACTTCCGAGTTTAGATGATATGGAACCAGAGACCGATAGACCTCGTTCTGTTTCCGTAGCAGCTTCCACAAAGTCCAAAGAAAAAGCAGATCCATCTTCTCGTTTGCAAGAGAAGTTGGACCAAGTCGAAGAATCCTTTTCTCCGAAAGAAGAAACAAAAAAATCAAAGAAAACTTCCAAAAAAGAAGAATCACTCTCAGATACTATGGAATCGACTTCCACAACCAAACAGCCGAAAGTGGACATAGAGGATTCGGTAAAACCGACAAAACAGGCGAAGTCCAAAGTTTCCAAAAAAGAAAAACAAGTGGCTTCTCTTCGAAACCAAAGGAATCGTTCTGCGACTTCTAAAAAACAAAGTTCCAAATCACAAAAGTTAGTCGATTCACAAAAATCCACAAAAAGAACATCGGATGAATCTGGATCTTCTTCTATGGAAGTTCGGATGCGGACAGTGGAACAGAAACTTTCTAGCCAAAATGACCGAAACGAAAAACGATTTGTAGAAATTGAACGTCGGATTGAGTCTTTGGAAAAAGCCTTAGCTAAGTAATCGTGTCCGATTACGGTTCTTCTTATCGCTCCATCCAATCTTCTCTTAAAGATTTGTTCCCTAACAAATCTCCCATTCTCATTGCCGTATCCAAAACCAAACCTTACGAAGTGGTGAAAGAGGCCTATTTGCAAGGGATTCGTGAATTTGGCGAAAATTACATTCCAGAAGCCATTTCCAAATTTACAAAACTAAGAGAAGAGTTTCCAGAAGCAGCCACATCAGTCAATTTACACCATATTGGTCCCGTCCAATCAGGAACCTTACGAAAGTTATTTGGAATATTCTCTTTTACCCATGGGGTTGGATCCATTTCTTCCTTAACGGAACTTCTCAAACGTGCAGAAAAAGAAAAAAAGCAGATACGTTATTTGATCCAAGTCAATCTCACAGGAGAGGATTCCAAACATGGGCTTAGTATTGAAACTCTTCGTTCCATGAGAGAAACAATGATCGGTTACCAAAATGAATTTTGTATTTGGAAAGGGTTTATGGGGATGGGACCTTCAAGCGGAGATTTAATTGTAACAAAAAAAGTTTTCTCCGATTTAGCAGAATTACGTGATACATATTTTCCGGATAAAAAGTTATCTATGGGAATGAGCGGGGATTATGAAATCGCCTGTGAATTAGGAGCCGACTATTTAAGGGTTGGTTCAAAGATTTTTGGAGAGAGAGATTATGCAAAAGAAACCATTTGAAGCTGTTGGAGTTGTGGGCCTGGGAAAGATGGGGGGAGCCATTGCAACTGCCCTTGTAGGAAAAGGTACCAAGGTATACGGGTTTGATCCCAACGTAAAAGAATCTCCCGTGGCTGGAGTGAATCTTCTGGGAACCCTTTCTGCTATTTCCGAAGTTACGGATGTGATTGTGATCGCTGTAAAACCCAATTTAGTTGTTCCCGTCTTAAAAGAATTTTCAAAGCCAGCTACCTTTGTTTCGATTGCTGCTGGTATTTCTCATTCGCAAATGGCGGAGGCGGCACCGAAAGGATCGAATTCTGTACGAGTGATGCCCAATCTTCCTCTAGTTTCTGAACGAGGAGCCTTTGCGTATTTTTGTGAAGACACTTCTGTTTCTCACGTAGAACGATTGTTTGATGGAATGGGTACAGGAATCCGTGTTGCCAAAGAATCACTGATGGATGCAGTCACAGGACTTTCAGGATCAGGTCCTGCCTATGTACTCACATTTTTGCAGGCAATGGCAGAGGGTGGATTGCAGGAGGGTTTGAGTTATGAAGAATCCTTGTCTTTGGCTATGGAAACCATTGAAGGCACTCTTGTGTATTTTAGGAATTTGCGAAGGGCAAATGCAAACCTTCACCCCATGGAAGTGAGAAATTGGGTGACATCTCCCGGGGGAACAACCATTCATGGTTTGGATGCTTTGGAAAGGGGTGGATTCTCAACCGCCGTTCGAGATGCAATACACAGAGCGACGGAGAGAAGTAAGGAATTAGGGAAAGGATGATAACGGTTGCGCGGACAGGATTCGAACCTGTGGCCTTTGGGTTATGAGCCCAACGAGCTACCAGCTGCTCCACCGCGCGGTATAAAACCATTATTTTAAAGATTGGTAAATTGTCAACGTAAACATTATGAAAACTTTGCTATTTTCTATTGATTGTAAATTTATCGATTTCCGCCAAAATCTTACTTTACAGTAGTCAAAAAAGACGAATGATTCCTATCTTATACAGAATTCTGGCGGTGCGTTTTGTCTTTTAAAGAAAACACTGATATCGTTTTTGAGCATTACGAAAAAAAAATCTACGACCAAAAACAACTACTGGAAATCTCTCGTGCCCTGAATTCCACGTTAGACTATAAATACTTAATTGATGCAATCCTTAACATCTGTTTGGCGCAGTTGCAAACTTTACATGCCGCAATGTACTTAGAGCCTGAAATTGACTTAGGACTTTTTAAGTTGGAGCCCCAATCCATCAAGGGATTTGAATTAAGTACCGAGGAACAAAACTACGAAGTAAAAATCGATAGCCCTCTCATTCATTATTTTGAAGAAAAACCCAAAGCCATTACCATGGACCAAATCCTACAAATGGATTCTTTGAAATCTATTCCTGATATTACATACCTTCGTAAGATGGGAGCAGAGATCCTTGTTCCACTCAATGCTAAGGGCAAAGTCAATGGACTTCTTGTTCTTGGGGACAAGATGACTTCCGAAGAGTTTTTGGAAGATGAAAAAGAATTTATGACCACTCTTGCAAACCTTGCAGGGATTGCTGTGGATAACGCTCGGTTGTATGAACTGGCAACAGTTGATATGATGACAGGATTAAAAATCCATCACTACTTCCAGACCAAACTCAAAGAAGAAATGGAACGTTGTCGTAAAAAAGGAACTAAACTTTGTCTATTATTTACAGACGTAGACCATTTCAAAAGTTTTAATGATACTTACGGACACCAAGCAGGTGATGTGGTTCTCATTGAAGTCGCAAAACAACTGATCAATGCAGGCCAAAGGCACCATATCCCAGCTAGGTATGGTGGGGAAGAATTTTGTTTGGTAATGCCTGGAGCTTCAGAAGAAGAAGCTATGGCCAAGGGTGAAGAAATCCGTAAAGCTGTTGAATCCATGGTGGTCAAAAATCCAAATGATGGGTCGGACCTAAAAGTGACTTTGTCTGTGGGGGTTTCTAGTTTCCGACCGACCGATCGAAACAATAAGGATTTGATCGAAAGGGCAGACAAAGCACTCTACCAGGCAAAACATTCTGGTAGAAACCGCACAATTTGTTATAAAGATTAGGAAATTTGCCGATGGGTAGAGTATGGCAGAGCCGGCATACTTACTCAATGACCTTTCCCCATCGGTTCCTTCTGATGTCTATGAATCCATTCGCAATCGTGCTTTGGGTCTTTCTTCGTATGATTTCCAACCATACTCTTGTTTTATTGAATACAAGACAAAGGATGAAAATACGGGGATTGAATACAGGGATTGTATCGTAGACTATACAAGATGTACAAACTCTCGTTGTATCAAAAAGTTAGTGTAGTTCAATTTTTAATTTATTTTGGGGCCTGTCTCCCAGGTCCCATTCCTTCCCGCCAAACTCCAGTTTCATACCAGTTTCCTAAGTCCAAAACTTTACCTCCTCATACCAGTATCAAAATCATCGATACAGGAACACACCTTCTTCTTTCGGGAATCAAATCGGACAAGGGTAATGACTCTTTTTTATGGGATACCGGATCTGAATTGAGTTTTTATGAATCAGGCGGAACAGAAGAAAGTTCCACTTTCACCCTCGGTGGACAAAGTTTTACGCTAAAGAATATAAAAGGAATTTTACCCAAGTCCATTCCGGGTCTTCTTGGAATCGATTTTTTTTCGGAGAATTGTATTTTCTGGTTTGGAGAAGAGTTGAAACGGTTTCCCAAGGATTCCCCATTCTGTGAACATCCGGATGCTTATCTTTCTACTGATTTTAAATTTCTGAATACAAAAAAGAAAGGGAAGGATCTTTATCTAGAATTTGAATATCCAGAAGGACGCAGATCCTTCGCAGAGATAGACACAGCAGCTTCCTTAAATCTTTTACCCGAAGGCCCGAATGACCTGTTTCTTGGAGAAAAGAAGGTATTTCTTGCAGGAAATAGAATCAAAACGGCAAACCATATGGAATCGGCATCTTCTTTCTATTTAGTGACTTTATCGGGGATTCGGGAAGAATACAAACAAGTCCAATATCTCAAAGGAATTTCACTTGAGAATTTCCATTTGCCAGGGGACAAGGATAGGGAAGAGGTTTGGGTGATCGGACTCGACATCCTCCGGACTCGTCCCTTGTTTTGGGACTTCTTTCGGGGGCGTGTAGGAATTGTTCATTCCAAAAACTAAGGTGAAAGAAAAAGAAAAAATCATAGTAGCGATGAGTGGTGGGGTAGATAGCGCTGTGGCCGCAGGGCTTCTGATGGAAGCGGGTTACGACGTGATCGGGGTCAACCTACGCACTTGGGAATACGAAGCCCCTGCCTGTGATACCACTAAAAAATCCTGTTGTTCTCCGGAAGACATTCGTGATGCCCGCGATGTTGGTCTTTCTTTAAACATTCCGTTTTATGTAATCAAAATGGAAAAGGTGTTTGGGGAACGAGTCATCGACCGTTTTATTAATGATTATAAAGATGGAAGGACACCAAACCCTTGTGTAGAATGTAACACCTTTGTGAAGTTTGGCGCTCTTTTTGAACAAGCCAAAACATTGGGAATCGAAAAAATTGCTACTGGTCATTATGCTCGTGTTATAGAAGTAGATGGACGTTATGCAATTCGAAATGCAGTGGACATGAAAAAAAATCAAGCGTACTATTTGTACGGTTTGTCCCAAGAAAATATTAAAAATACAGTTTTCCCACTTGGTGAAATGGACAAAGTCCAGGTTCGTGAAATAGCAAAACGAATGGGCCTGCCTGTGGCCGAAAAACCGGAATCACAAGAAATTTGTTTTATTCCAGAAAATGATTATAGAACTTTTTTAAAGAAGAAGGGAATGGAATTTACTCCTGGTTTTTTTAAATTAGCATCTGGACAAATCATTGGCAAACACCAAGGAAAAGAAGGATTTACCATCGGTCAAAGAAAGGGTCTTGGGATCGCATGGAAAAACCCACTTTATGTTTTATCCATTGAAGATGATGGAACAGTTGTACTTGGGGAAGAAGAGGAAACTGTTTCCGAATCTTTTATTTTAGAAGAAATTACTTACCAAGCCTTATCTCCTATGGAAGTGGGTGAATCAAAAGAAATGAGAGTTCAAATCCGATACAGAAGTGCACCTGTTCACTGTAAGGTGACTGCTCTTGGTGATACCTGGAAAGTTGAATTTTTAGAAGATGTAAAAAGTGTAACTCCGGGCCAGTCGGCCACCTTTTATGAAGCCAACGGTGATTACCTCCTTGCTGGAGGGATCATTCAAAAAGGTTCCATCACAAGAAAGGTAAAAACAAATTTTGTTTTAGAGGCAGAGAGCGTTACCATTTGAAATCGGTAGAAGGCAAAACTATACTCATTATCGGTGGGGGATTGTTACAGGTCCCCATCATCCAAACTGCAAAAACTATGCGACTCCATACAGTAGTTGCGGATATGAATCCCTCTTCGATTGGATTTCAAATTGCGGATGAAGCCATTGTCATGTCCACAAAGGACGTTGAAGGAATGGTTCGGGAATCTAAAAAATTTGCGCAAAACTCCCAAATTCATGGGGTGATCACTGCTGGAACTGATGCGAGTATGACGGTTGCTGCAGTGGCTTCCGCATTACAACTTCCGGGTATCCGATTTGTAGATGCAGAAGCAGCATCAAACAAAGTGAAAATGCGTCAAAGATTAAAAGAGTTTGGAATGCCAATTCCTCGTTTTGCAGCTGTTTGGTCTTTGCAAGATGCTAAAGATGCACTGGATTCACTGACATTTCCTCTTGTGATGAAACCGGCTGACAATATGGGAGCTCGCGGGGTCATCAAGGTAAATCACAAAGATGACCTTCCAACAGCATTTCGTCATGCCAAAAGGTTTTGTCCTACAGGTGAATTGATTTTAGAAGAATATATGGAAGGCCCTGAACTTTCTGTGGATGCATTGGCTTTCCAAGGCCAAATTCGAATGACAGGGATTGCCGACAGGATCATCGAACGGGAACCTTATTTTATTGAGGTAGGACATAACATGCCTTCTGCGATGTCCAAAGAAGTTTTGGATGAAGTGGAACGGGTGATGGCTGGTGGGATGCGAGCTCTGGGTATCCATCTTGGGGCAGGTAAGGGAGACATTAAGGTTACAAAAGAGGGAGTCAAAATTGGAGAAATCGCAGCAAGGCTTTCTGGTGGCTTTATGTCGGCGTTTACTTATCCTTTATCCACTGGGGTGAATTTAAACCGAGCTGCACTATTGATTTCATTAGGTGAAACTCCTGATAATTTGGATCCTGTATTGTCAAGAGTGTCCATCGAACGTTCGTTACTTTCGAAACCTGGAAAACTAGTTTCGATTGGTGGAGTAGAAGAAACTAAAAAAATCGACGGTGTGTCTGAGGTTTTTATCCAATCCAAACCTGGCGATATCATTAAAGAACCTACGAATAACATTGATAAGTCGGGACATGTAATCATTGTAGCTGATAATTTGAAAGAAGCGAATCTTGTTTTTGAAAAGGTAAAACAAACAATTCGATTTGAAGTGGATGAACAATTTTCGATTACCGAAAAAGAAATAGGTGACCAAGCAAGAATTCGTTTTGGAAAAGATATTTGTTGGGTTTGTAAACAATGTGACGGTAGCAATTGTGCCTCTGGGATTCCGGGTATGGGTGGAGTGGGCCGTATGGAAACCTTCCATGACAATAGCATTGCTCTTTCCGAATATTCGATAGTACCTGGTTACATTCGGGATCATGTATTTCCTGAAATCCAAACTCAGTTTTTAGGTTATGATTTAAAAACACCGATTATGGCCGCTCCCATGACTGGGGTGGGAACCAACATGAACTTTGTGATGACAGACGCAGATTATGCCAATCTTGTGGTTCGTTCCTTTGTTCAAAATGGAAGTCTCGCTTGGCTTGGTGATGGTGCTTCTCCAGAAAAATATAAAATCATGTTGGAAGCTTTAAAAAAGGCATCTGGAAAAGGAATTTTAATCTGTAAACCGAGAGAAGATGAATCCATGTTACTTGACCGGTTTTTAGAAGCTGAAGCGGACGGAGTGTTCGCTTTGGGAATGGACATTGATGCCGTAAATTTTAAAACAATGGTTCAAAAGAACTTATCAAGTATCACAAGGCCTTTGGAACGTTTGATCAAACTAAAAGAAAAAACAAAATTACCATTTATCCTCAAAGGCATTATGAACCCGGAAGATGCGAAACTAGCATTGGAAGGTGGATTTTCCGCCATCGTGGTTTCGAATCATGGAGGAAGGGTTTTGGATGGAATGCCTGGAACAGCAAGGGTTCTACCTAAAATTGCAGAAGCAGTTAAAGGAAAAATTCCTTTGTTAGTGGATGGAGGCATTCGATCGGGAATGGATGTTTTTAAAATGTTGGCTTTAGGGGCCGATGTTGTCCTTCTCGGAAGGCCTGTTGCCATTTCGCTTGTTGGTGGTGAGGAAGCTGGGATTCGTTTTCTTTTACAAAAATATTCGGAAGAACTAAAACAATCCATGAGTGTTACCGGAGCCAAAACTTTGGTGGACATCAAGCGAACGATGTTGCTTCATAAACTTCACGGTTGATTATGGATAAGGAAATCAAAGATCCCGAAGGTATTTTAAAGGTAATTACCGCTTTATTCGGTAAACTTCCTGCATACATTATCAATTCAGATAAAGAATTTCCAGTAAAGATCATTGCCTTAAAAAATAAAGCTCTCATCATCAACACCAATCTAAAATTTCCAAGTAGGGATCGTATCCTTACTGTTGTTCATAACGGTAGTAAGTTTTTGGCTCATTTTTTAGTTGCTGGTGGTGACGGAAATGGAATTGAGATCTTAACGCCTGTTAAAATACAAATTACTCCTGCTTCGAGACAGAGCTCAAGGGTTGATACAAGCCAAATCCAATCAGGGATGGTGGTTTCCAATATCATCAACGTCAATGATGTGTCCAAAGCAATTGGATTTGATGATAAAAAAGTAGACGCAATCCTTCTTGCATACCGAGCCAAACTCACAAAAGCATTTCCTTTATCCTCTATCTTCTTTGCTGGTCGTATGGACAATCGACTGCGACTCATGCACCACTACGATAAGGATATTTTTATAATCGATCGTAAGGAGAAATCTACTGCTTCTGCGGACTTTTTTCCTTTTGATGAATACTTAAGAATTTTCGATAGTTCTAAAATTCCTGACACATATACTTCGGAAATTTGTGTCCCAATCAAATACAAAGGTTATGTACATCTTGGTTATGTACAAGTTTTATCAGAAAAACCACTCGACTTCGAAATTTATAAACAAATTCAAACATTTGCAAATGCAGTGAGTCGCGATATCATAAGCACGGGAGTTTTCCAAGAATCACGTGATGTTTGTCAGGTAATGGATTTAAGTATGGGTGGTATTAGTTTTATCCATGCACCATCCAGATCTTTTTCTAGATCTGTCACTCTAAACGGAACCATACTTTTTGATTTAAATTTGGAAAGTGGAAAAAGAGTTACCATCCGCGGAATCATCAAAAACATCCGTAACCAAGAAACAAATTTTCGGGTTGGTTGCCAGTTCTACAACCTAACAGAAAAAGACGTAGAGGTTTTGGAAGCCTTTCTAAATGTAGGAAAGGACGAAACTTCAGCAGTTGAAACACCAATGGAAGCACAAGAGTCCAATGCTGATCCTGGAGAAGATATCAAAGAGGATACAAGTTCAGTGATTGGCACTGTGGATGAACCGGATGATCCTTTTGGTGGTGCCATGGATTCTGAACTCACTTCCGAAGAACCAAGTCCAGAATCTTAAAGTGTCTTCTTACCAATCATTGATCCGTTATCCATATACGGGAAAAACGGTCCTTGTTTTTCTTACCACGAAATTCCCATACCATAGTCAGGATGAATGGCAATATTTATTGGATATGGGCCGCATCCAAGTCAAAGGAAATGTGGCAAGTGCAGAACTTGTGCTCCAGGAAGGGGACAGTGTTGTTTACGAACCCATCCCTGGTCGGATCCAGGAGCCAGAAGTAGATACTGGTTATACGGTTTTAAAAGAAACCGAAGAATTCCTTTTTATCGATAAACCGGGAAACCTACCCATGCACCCAGCGGGAAGATACCGTACAAGAACTCTATTGAACCTTCTGGAAGAAATCTATCCTCTAGTGATCCCTGTGCATAGGTTGGACCGTGAGACCTCAGGGATTGTGATTTTTGCCAAATCTGAAGAGAGTCGCACTTGGCTCCAAAAGAAATTTGAAAAGAGAGAAGTGAAAAAAGAATACCTGGCTGTGGTTCGGGGAAAATTTCCGAAACCAATGTATCTGGATGGTTTTCTTGGGAAAAATACAGATTCAGCAATCCGAAAAAAAATGAAGTTTTCTCTGGAAGAGTTTTCCGATTCAAAATTTGTTTCTACTGAATTGATTCCCTTGGAATTTTCTGATTCACAAAACGTAAGTTTGGTGCTTGTACGACCTGTAACAGGTAGAATCCATCAAATTCGAGTGAGTTTCCTTTACCTCGGTTATCCGATTCTTGGGGATAAATTGTATGGTCCACGAGAGACTATGTTTTTGGATTTTGTCCAATCGGGACTTTCTCCTTCTTTATTAGAAGAACTTGGTGCAGAACGACAAATTTTGCATGCACATAGCATAAGTTATCTGGATGATAGAACAGGTGAAAAGATAAAAGTACGATCAAATCCTTTAAAAGAAATTCGAACCTTCTTCCCAAATTATGAAGACTATGTCCCATAGCTTTCAATAAAAAATCCAATTTAAGATTCGCCTTTCCTCCGATCTTTCTATAAAGAGAGAGGAGGCTTTTGCAAAGGATGGCAGGAGCAGGCAGACTATTAAAGGATTCCGATAAAATTGTATTTGGTGAGTTTTGGACAGCAAAACAACGCCAAGGACATCCAATTCATCATACCGTAAGTTATAGAGCATCATTTAAGCCGGAACTTCCTTCTTTTTTTATGAAGGAATTCTTAAAAAAGAAAAATAGAGTCGTCTACGATCCGTTTGGTGGAAGGGGAACTACGGCCATTCAAGCTAATATTGAAGGCCATGTGGCAGTTCATAATGATATTCATCCGTTATCTATTTTTCTTGCGAGTGCGAGACAATATGTTCCTAAACTAGAAGACTTGGAAAAAAAATTAAATTCTTTGGATTTGGATAAGGAAGTAGAAGATGAACCTTTTGATATAAACTTACTTCCTTTTTTTCATCCAAGAACATTAAAAGAAATTAAAAATCTCAAAAAATATATGGCAGAAGATTTGTCAGTAGAGATGAAGTTTATTTCACTGATTGCGTTATCTCGTTTGCATGGGCATAGCACTGGATTTTTTTCTGTATATACTTTTCCACAAGTGTCCATTCCACCGGAAGCACA encodes the following:
- a CDS encoding 3-deoxy-D-manno-octulosonic acid transferase; amino-acid sequence: MVYFFYNILVFKIDWILKFLSLFVKQIREELEKRNRSLHQIFSKSADGKFVIWLHSASVGELDQAKALTETIRKKNKNVFIIQSVFSSSVKETSFQDPLADVYFYLPLDRAHAYDQIFSHFQPKVLFVMAWDTWPNLLKKANQMGTKSYLTCASLSSGSSRKNPLIRSLTKASFRYLTGIYPSHELMAKEFEGLVTETTDFQVLGDTRFESVLNKLENKSPNPTFTNFLLEQKDFLSKNKPVILGSTYGICEEHFINYLKKHKDESFYWIFPHKWEETRMKDFISNLEKYGPVGVFSKRNPGDSLPKFLLFDLMGILAFAYHYGSFAYVGGAWLHRVHNTIEPAALGLPVITGPKIYNAPEAIVMRELGGLFQTETESDFIEKFHLLTTDQTLREKMGNGNRNFVVENRGASDKIYNRVFSNAQN
- a CDS encoding flagellar filament outer layer protein FlaA, translated to MNFAKKITIGLGFLLMISGLLSLPRPHDPDELGRVQILKSALSIDTSYLLFLVEDFEGERPWDFYRVDSFLTFTQFTASIPKSEAFFLETNILKESGYPNLQNQTSFLVQSYVENPRLDHWEIRPKEPILMPLGMPIQGILWVYSEGHHINLSMGLSQKKSKDLYFDLGTLNFVGWRRLEFTINLPKENTRLIQSMSFPISFASFRLKSLASQKKGEFHLYFDNLSFVIDKRTFIYPGSEVNDTWGNKR
- a CDS encoding YggS family pyridoxal phosphate-dependent enzyme; amino-acid sequence: MSDYGSSYRSIQSSLKDLFPNKSPILIAVSKTKPYEVVKEAYLQGIREFGENYIPEAISKFTKLREEFPEAATSVNLHHIGPVQSGTLRKLFGIFSFTHGVGSISSLTELLKRAEKEKKQIRYLIQVNLTGEDSKHGLSIETLRSMRETMIGYQNEFCIWKGFMGMGPSSGDLIVTKKVFSDLAELRDTYFPDKKLSMGMSGDYEIACELGADYLRVGSKIFGERDYAKETI
- a CDS encoding pyrroline-5-carboxylate reductase family protein yields the protein MQKKPFEAVGVVGLGKMGGAIATALVGKGTKVYGFDPNVKESPVAGVNLLGTLSAISEVTDVIVIAVKPNLVVPVLKEFSKPATFVSIAAGISHSQMAEAAPKGSNSVRVMPNLPLVSERGAFAYFCEDTSVSHVERLFDGMGTGIRVAKESLMDAVTGLSGSGPAYVLTFLQAMAEGGLQEGLSYEESLSLAMETIEGTLVYFRNLRRANANLHPMEVRNWVTSPGGTTIHGLDALERGGFSTAVRDAIHRATERSKELGKG
- a CDS encoding sensor domain-containing diguanylate cyclase, with the protein product MSFKENTDIVFEHYEKKIYDQKQLLEISRALNSTLDYKYLIDAILNICLAQLQTLHAAMYLEPEIDLGLFKLEPQSIKGFELSTEEQNYEVKIDSPLIHYFEEKPKAITMDQILQMDSLKSIPDITYLRKMGAEILVPLNAKGKVNGLLVLGDKMTSEEFLEDEKEFMTTLANLAGIAVDNARLYELATVDMMTGLKIHHYFQTKLKEEMERCRKKGTKLCLLFTDVDHFKSFNDTYGHQAGDVVLIEVAKQLINAGQRHHIPARYGGEEFCLVMPGASEEEAMAKGEEIRKAVESMVVKNPNDGSDLKVTLSVGVSSFRPTDRNNKDLIERADKALYQAKHSGRNRTICYKD
- the mnmA gene encoding tRNA 2-thiouridine(34) synthase MnmA; the protein is MKEKEKIIVAMSGGVDSAVAAGLLMEAGYDVIGVNLRTWEYEAPACDTTKKSCCSPEDIRDARDVGLSLNIPFYVIKMEKVFGERVIDRFINDYKDGRTPNPCVECNTFVKFGALFEQAKTLGIEKIATGHYARVIEVDGRYAIRNAVDMKKNQAYYLYGLSQENIKNTVFPLGEMDKVQVREIAKRMGLPVAEKPESQEICFIPENDYRTFLKKKGMEFTPGFFKLASGQIIGKHQGKEGFTIGQRKGLGIAWKNPLYVLSIEDDGTVVLGEEEETVSESFILEEITYQALSPMEVGESKEMRVQIRYRSAPVHCKVTALGDTWKVEFLEDVKSVTPGQSATFYEANGDYLLAGGIIQKGSITRKVKTNFVLEAESVTI